A single region of the Drosophila miranda strain MSH22 chromosome 2, D.miranda_PacBio2.1, whole genome shotgun sequence genome encodes:
- the LOC108156279 gene encoding drosulfakinins, producing the protein MGHRGMGCAHFATLAMPLWALTFYLLVVLPVPSQTASVEVGKEERRLQDLDPKMGSEAGNTDGLSLARFGSRRHQRSTGFGHRVPIISRPVIPIELDLLMDNEDDRTMSKRLDDYGHMRFGKRGGDDQFDDYGHMRFGR; encoded by the coding sequence ATGGGACACCGCGGAATGGGATGCGCGCATTTTGCCACCTTGGCGATGCCCCTCTGGGCCTTAACATTTTatctgctggtggtgctgccaGTACCGTCCCAGACAGCCAGCGTGGAGGTCGGTAAGGAGGAACGGCGACTGCAAGACCTCGATCCCAAGATGGGATCAGAGGCGGGAAATACGGACGGACTCTCGTTGGCACGCTTCGGCAGCAGACGCCACCAGAGATCCACTGGGTTCGGGCACAGAGTTCCAATAATCTCCCGGCCTGTAATACCCATCGAACTGGACTTGCTGATGGACAACGAGGACGATCGGACGATGTCAAAACGCTTAGACGACTATGGTCATATGCGGTTCGGAAAGCGGGGCGGCGACGACCAGTTTGATGATTACGGTCACATGCGCTTTGGTCGGTAA
- the LOC108156278 gene encoding beta-mannosidase-like codes for MFKTFYPCCALLIAIAVHTLEAKTVLVEELTKWTLRNATSSLKIDVARVPSGVYTALKETYGDLLEKENNVALSWIANQTWIYSTTFDSVELGSDSLVNLTLHGVDTVSKLWLNGELIGETDNMFIRYSFAIGHFLLPSPSQNTLEIELLSPLQEARIRAQKLEETGTATAPPSCPTALGYVECHRNMLRKMQMSFGGEWNPAALSSGIWKPVTIEYYTVGILRDVDVAINRNDTHWTMDCRAFVSSPALQNFYAKLVVYASELLDEPLVMDQQEVNYASPVLEFKIHIPLDRVTLWWPNGYGKQRLYPVLFSVKCFSSEAPNLSSRTESQKLLKIGFRTIELVEDVDRIGRTFFFRVNGHPIFMKGANYVPANTLPELSAEADTVQHLLKSAHDVHMNMIRVWGGGLYESETFYNLADYYGLLVWQDMTFSKAAYPLTDDFVASVCLETMQNAQRLSYHPSLAMIVTNNEIELFLVKNRSEFGENATRLEKDYQALFMGTLKHELSIISRNDFNPRPGPLISTPSLGIEESGKELAKDPQTPNFGDIHFWEDEKDGFDPETYPHGRFVSEFGYASLPMLSTWQRALGNGSDESNESIAALIRSHHHDPKGFIPILKLIALQLPFMPHNWDENIQEFIYFSQVSQAMTAKTAVDLFRTLRTENQTMGALMWQLNDVWVAPTWSCIDFYGNFKIVYYWAKDFLAPTRVIALYDKNTDSLNVTLTREDYMEHADTLLYHVKINTYLWTDFIAKKTIARAFALGSNELEARPIPLDTFLYENHSKEEIFLEIVLEDNNGVTIARNYFYPVPIKNVKGIKDPELALEVVGPDCSTAKQPYTNSFSLRITVKYPALLVYLEVSHPDYFKERHQFSTNGFTQTEPRKTVHLEFENSSECLRLTSEHIKVQTMNQYLI; via the exons ATGTTCAAGACATTTTACCCCTGTTGCGCTTTGCTAATCGCCATCGCCGTCCACACTCTGGAAGCTAAAACTGTCCTCGTGGAGGAACTTACAAAATGGACATTGAGGAACGCGACCTCTT CACTGAAGATCGACGTTGCCCGGGTGCCGAGTGGTGTGTATACGGCGCTGAAGGAAACATACGGGGACCTGctggaaaaggaaaacaaTGTGGCGCTCAGCTGGATAGCCAACCAAACTTGGATTTACAGCACCACCTTCGACA GCGTCGAATTGGGCAGCGACAGTTTGGTGAATCTCACGCTGCACGGAGTCGACACCGTGTCCAAGTTGTGGCTGAACGGTGAGCTGATCGGTGAAACGGACAACATGTTCATCCGCTACTCGTTCGCCATCGGGCACTTTCTGCTGCCCAGTCCCAGCCAGAATACCCTGGAAATCGAGCTGCTTTCGCCCCTTCAGGAGGCCCGCATTCGCGCCCAAAAACTGGAAGAAAcgggcactgccactgctcccCCCAGCTGTCCAACGGCGCTGGGCTATGTCGAGTGCCATCGAAACATGCTCCGCAAAATGCAAATGAGCTTCGGCGGCGAGTGGAACCCAGCAGCCCTGTCGTCTGGAATATGGAAGCCAGTGACCATCGAGTACTACACGGTGGGAATCCTGCGCGACGTCGATGTGGCCATCAACCGCAATGACACGCACTGGACGATGGATTGTCGGGCCTTTGTCAGCTCACCTGCGTTGCAGAACTTCTACGCTAAGCTCGTGGTGTATGCCAG TGAGCTCTTGGACGAACCACTTGTAATGGATCAGCAAGAGGTAAACTATGCCTCCCCCGTTCTCGAGTTCAAAATACACATTCCCCTG GACCGCGTCACCCTGTGGTGGCCAAATGGCTATGGCAAGCAACGTCTCTACCCCGTGCTGTTTTCAGTGAAGTGCTTCTCCAGCGAAGCCCCCAACCTGAGCTCGCGCACCGAGTCCCAGAAACTATTGAAGATTGGATTTCGCACCATTGAGCTGGTGGAGGACGTGGACA GGATTGGTAGAACCTTCTTTTTTCGTGTGAACGGCCATCCGATTTTCATGAAGGGTGCCAATTATGTACCGGCCAATACATTGCCAGAACTATCAGCTGAGGCGGATACGG TGCAGCACTTGCTGAAATCGGCCCACGATGTCCACATGAACATGATCCGAGTCTGGGGGGGCGGTCTCTACGAGTCGGAAACATTCTACAACTTGGCAGACTACTACGGCCTCCTGGTATGGCAGGACATGACATTTTCCAAGGCAGCCTACCCCCTAACCGATGATTTTGTGGCTTCTGTCTGCCTGGAAACAATGCAAAATGCGCAGCGGCTCTCGTACCACCCCAGTCTCGCGATGATTGTGACTAACAACGAGATTGAGCTCTTCCTGGTAAAGAATCGCTCGGAGTTCGGTGAAAATGCGACGCGCCTTGAGAAGGACTATCAGGCCCTATTCATGGGCACTCTGAAGCACGAGCTGAGTATAATTTCACGCAACGATTTCAATCCGCGCCCTGGCCCTTTAATCTCCACGCCCTCGCTGGGTATTGAAGAGTCTGGCAAGGAGCTGGCCAAAGATCCTCAAACTCCTAATTTCGGCGACA TCCACTTTTGGGAGGACGAAAAGGACGGCTTTGACCCGGAAACCTACCCACACGGTCGGTTCGTATCCGAGTTCGGATATGCCAGTCTACCCATGCTCTCCACCTGGCAGCGAGCGCTGGGCAATGGCTCAGATGAGTCCAACGAAAGCATAGCTGCGCTCATTCGAAGTCACCACCACGATCCCAAGGGATTCATACCGATACTTAAGCTGATTGCCCTCCAACTGCCATTCATGCCCCACAACTGGGATGAGAATATTCAGGAATTCATATACTTCAGCCAGGTCTCCCAGGCAATGACCGCCAAGACGGCAGTCGACCTCTTCCGCACCCTGCGCACTGAGAACCAGACAATGGGTGCACTAATGTGGCAGTTAAATGACGTGTGGGTGGCACCCACCTGGTCTTGCATCGACTTCTATGGAAACTTTAAGATAGTCTACTACTGGGCCAAGGACTTTTTGGCTCCCACGAGAGTGATTGCCCTGTACGATAAGAATACGGATAGCCTCAACGTGACGCTCACAAGGGAGGACTACATGGAGCATGCTGACACGCTCTTGTACCACGTCAAAATCAACACCTATCTCTGGACAGACTTCATTGCTAAAAAGACTATAGCCCGTGCCTTCGCTCTG GGTTCAAATGAGCTGGAAGCGCGCCCAATACCTCTGGACACTTTTCTGTACGAAAACCACTCGAAGGAAGAAATCTTTCTGGAGATCGTCTTGGAAGATAACAACGGTGTGACAATAGCACGAAATTACTTCTACCCGGTGCCTATAAAGAACGTTAAGGGCATCAAAGATCCGGAATTAGCG CTGGAAGTGGTGGGTCCTGACTGCAGCACGGCCAAGCAACCGTATACCAACAGTTTCAGCCTACGCATCACAGTGAAGTATCCAGCTCTGCTTGTGTACTTGGAAGTCTCCCATCCAGACTATTTTAAGGAGAGACACCAGTTCTCGACAAATGGCTTTACGCAGACAGAGCCCAGAAAAACAGTGCACCTGGAGTTTGAAAACTCTTCGGAGTGCCTGAGGCTGACAAGCGAGCACATTAAAGTGCAAACGATGAATCAATATTTAATCTGA